AGTCTCCCGCACGCGTTTTGTCGCGGCAGACCAATGCATGGCTTATACGAAAGCATCGCCCATCTTGACAAGACACAAAACATTTGCTTCTTGTCGCGGCTGATAGCACGACATGAGACGCCCCAATTTGATCTAGGAAGCCGGGCCGCTTCTTCGGTATAATCGGGCTTATTCACGCAGCAGCACAGGGAGCAGTATGCGTCCATCGCCAACCACGGAAGGAGTTACGATGCGGTCCATAGCGATCATGAATCAAAAAGGAGGCGTGGGAAAAACCACCACCGCTGTGAATCTGGCAGCGGCCTTTGCTACCGAAGGTTTTCGCACCTGTCTCATCGATATGGATCCGCAGGCACATGCGTCATTGCATTTCGGCATTGAACCCCAGATTGACATGCTCTCCGTCTATGACGTGCTGGTGCGCGATCGTCCGCTGGCTGACGTCCGACGTAAGATCACTGAAAACTTATGGGTTGTTCCCTCTCATCTGGATTTGGCGGCCGCCGAAGTTGAGCTGGCGGGCGTGGTGGGTCGGGAGGTCATTCTGCGCGATAAGCTTTCCGAGGATCCAGAAAAATTCGATTTTCTGCTGGTGGATTGCCCGCCCAGCCTGGGGATTCTCACGATCAACGCGCTTGCCGCGGTCAACGAGGT
This is a stretch of genomic DNA from Thermogutta terrifontis. It encodes these proteins:
- a CDS encoding ParA family protein produces the protein MRSIAIMNQKGGVGKTTTAVNLAAAFATEGFRTCLIDMDPQAHASLHFGIEPQIDMLSVYDVLVRDRPLADVRRKITENLWVVPSHLDLAAAEVELAGVVGREVILRDKLSEDPEKFDFLLVDCPPSLGILTINALAAVNEVFIPLQPHFLALHGLSKLLQTIELVAKRLNSRLRLTGIILCMFDSHTRLALEVSEDVGAFFGNRRDGRTPWAGAQLFQTRIRRNVRLAEAPSFGQSIFQYAPDSNGAEDYRNLAREIIAQTIQERHHLKQAG